From Limisphaera ngatamarikiensis, the proteins below share one genomic window:
- a CDS encoding Lrp/AsnC family transcriptional regulator: MDELLKILASNALESRETIARMLNLSVEEVEARIREYEKAGIIRGYQAILNEDRLDLDKVTAVIEVKVTPQREGGFDRIAERISRFPEVRSAYLMSGAYDLLLFVEGRNLREVAAFVSEKLAPLEGVLSTATHFMLKTYKRLGVLMHPESPDERLAVSP, encoded by the coding sequence TGGACGAGCTGTTGAAAATCCTGGCCAGCAACGCGCTGGAATCGCGCGAGACGATCGCCCGCATGCTGAACCTCTCGGTGGAGGAGGTGGAGGCGCGCATCCGGGAATACGAAAAGGCGGGGATCATTCGCGGGTATCAGGCGATTCTGAATGAGGACCGGCTGGATCTGGACAAGGTGACGGCGGTGATCGAGGTGAAGGTCACGCCGCAGCGCGAGGGTGGGTTCGATCGTATCGCCGAGCGGATCAGCCGGTTTCCGGAAGTGCGGTCGGCGTACCTGATGAGCGGCGCGTACGATCTGCTGTTGTTCGTGGAGGGTCGCAACCTGCGCGAGGTGGCGGCGTTCGTGAGCGAGAAACTGGCACCGCTGGAAGGGGTGTTGTCCACGGCCACTCACTTCATGCTCAAGACGTACAAGCGGCTGGGTGTTCTGATGCATCCGGAGTCTCCCGATGAACGGCTCGCTGTCTCTCCGTGA